The following are from one region of the Gammaproteobacteria bacterium genome:
- a CDS encoding helix-turn-helix domain-containing protein codes for MNVPINVQILKDAEGKPAFAVIPYSDYLRLPQRREPTVPNDVVGKVVNEGMTPVRAWREHLGLTQADVAQRLDISQSAYAQQEAKESIRKSTREKIARALGIEPEQLVI; via the coding sequence ATGAACGTACCTATTAATGTTCAGATTCTGAAAGATGCGGAGGGGAAACCCGCTTTCGCTGTGATTCCGTATAGTGACTATTTAAGATTACCCCAACGCCGTGAGCCAACCGTTCCCAACGATGTCGTCGGCAAAGTGGTTAATGAGGGGATGACGCCTGTCCGGGCATGGCGTGAGCATCTTGGGCTAACCCAGGCAGATGTCGCGCAACGCCTTGACATCTCTCAAAGTGCATACGCGCAACAGGAGGCAAAAGAGAGCATACGGAAATCTACTCGCGAAAAGATTGCGCGTGCTCTTGGCATTGAACCCGAACAACTGGTGATTTAA
- the ftsH gene encoding ATP-dependent zinc metalloprotease FtsH, translating into MEKRWHFSVWYLLLALLLAFWFQSFIMGTHQVLLSYSDFKKAVVAGQVTELALGKEVIRGKLKVEGLKEVLRPAQVEQIRRDKQDFHDFETIRVEDPDLTKELDAAHVNYSGQIESTFFQSLIAWLLPFIFLAAIWAFLFQRMGAGGGMGGAGGGLMSIGKSKAKIYMESDMKITFADVAGIDEAVDELREVVAFLSTPERFTALGGRLPKGILLVGPPGTGKTLLAKAVAGEAKVPFFSLSGSEFVEMFVGVGAARVRDLFEQAQQKAPCIIFIDELDALGRARGMNPMGSNEEREQTLNQLLKEMDGFDPNKGVILMAATNRPEILDPALLRAGRFDRHVVVDRPDIKGREAILKIHIKGVTLAPDVDIPILAARTPGFVGADLANVINEAALLAARNNKKAVDMSDVDEAIDRIVAGLQKKSRMMTPREKRIVAHHEAGHALVTALVTHADPIRKISIIPRGVAALGYTMQLPTEDRHLLTEAELLDRLAVLLGGRVAEELVFDEVSTGAADDLQKATQMVRSVVTEYGMSKALGLVTYAPERSMFLEGALRGGQQPYSEETAKQIDAEVRRIVEEAHGRVRTLLGEHKDALLGVAQRLQEKEVIDGEEFMKVIGQFGINKVAAKSDETSLISQ; encoded by the coding sequence ATGGAAAAACGCTGGCACTTTTCGGTCTGGTATCTTCTGCTGGCGCTGCTGCTCGCCTTTTGGTTTCAGAGTTTTATCATGGGCACGCACCAGGTGCTCCTTTCCTATAGCGATTTCAAGAAGGCTGTTGTAGCCGGTCAGGTGACTGAGCTTGCTCTGGGCAAGGAGGTCATCCGGGGCAAGCTGAAGGTTGAAGGGTTGAAGGAGGTGTTGCGGCCCGCGCAGGTGGAGCAGATCCGGCGTGACAAGCAGGACTTTCACGACTTTGAAACGATCCGTGTGGAAGATCCCGATTTGACGAAAGAGCTGGATGCCGCTCATGTCAATTATTCCGGCCAGATTGAGTCCACCTTTTTCCAGAGTCTTATTGCGTGGCTGTTGCCCTTTATCTTTCTGGCGGCGATCTGGGCCTTTCTGTTTCAGCGCATGGGTGCGGGGGGTGGGATGGGCGGAGCAGGCGGCGGGCTTATGTCCATCGGCAAGAGCAAGGCCAAGATCTACATGGAGAGCGACATGAAGATCACCTTCGCCGATGTGGCCGGCATTGATGAAGCGGTTGATGAGTTGCGCGAGGTGGTTGCCTTCCTGAGCACGCCCGAACGGTTTACCGCGCTGGGCGGACGCCTGCCCAAGGGCATTCTGCTGGTTGGGCCACCGGGCACCGGCAAGACCTTGCTGGCGAAGGCCGTGGCGGGAGAGGCCAAGGTCCCCTTCTTCAGTTTGTCGGGATCGGAATTCGTGGAAATGTTCGTAGGGGTGGGCGCCGCACGGGTGCGGGATCTGTTTGAACAGGCGCAGCAGAAGGCACCGTGTATTATCTTCATTGATGAGCTGGACGCGCTGGGTCGGGCGCGCGGCATGAATCCCATGGGGAGCAACGAGGAGCGGGAGCAAACCCTGAACCAGTTACTCAAAGAGATGGATGGTTTCGATCCCAATAAAGGGGTGATCCTGATGGCGGCCACTAACCGCCCGGAGATTCTCGACCCCGCCCTGTTGCGTGCTGGCCGTTTTGACCGCCACGTGGTGGTGGACCGGCCCGACATCAAAGGCCGTGAAGCCATCCTCAAAATCCACATAAAAGGCGTCACGCTCGCGCCGGATGTGGATATACCAATACTAGCGGCGCGCACGCCGGGTTTTGTCGGCGCCGATCTGGCCAATGTGATCAACGAGGCCGCCTTGCTGGCCGCACGCAACAACAAGAAGGCGGTTGACATGAGCGACGTGGATGAGGCCATTGACAGGATCGTCGCCGGCCTTCAGAAAAAATCGCGGATGATGACCCCACGCGAGAAACGCATCGTCGCCCATCACGAAGCAGGCCACGCCCTGGTTACGGCGTTGGTGACTCATGCCGATCCGATTCGCAAGATTTCCATCATCCCGCGCGGTGTGGCGGCGCTGGGTTACACCATGCAGTTGCCAACGGAAGACCGTCATCTACTCACGGAAGCGGAACTGCTCGACCGCCTGGCGGTATTGCTGGGCGGCCGCGTCGCGGAGGAGCTGGTGTTTGACGAAGTTTCCACTGGCGCTGCGGACGACTTGCAAAAGGCTACGCAGATGGTGCGCAGCGTGGTGACTGAATACGGCATGAGCAAGGCCCTCGGCCTGGTTACCTATGCGCCCGAGCGATCCATGTTTCTTGAAGGCGCACTGCGCGGTGGCCAGCAACCCTATAGTGAGGAAACCGCCAAGCAGATCGATGCGGAGGTGCGTCGCATCGTGGAAGAGGCCCATGGACGGGTCCGCACCCTGCTGGGCGAGCATAAAGACGCGCTGCTCGGCGTCGCGCAGCGCTTGCAGGAAAAAGAAGTGATCGATGGCGAGGAATTCATGAAAGTTATTGGGCAATTTGGTATAAATAAGGTGGCGGCGAAAAGCGATGAAACGAGCTTGATATCCCAATAG
- a CDS encoding DJ-1/PfpI family protein, with amino-acid sequence MAKKKILMLVGDFVEDYEAMVPFQMLTMVGHTVHTACPGKKGGETVRTAIHDFEGDQTYSEKPGHNFAITSNFDELNPQDYNALVIPGGRAPEYLRLNERVLDIVRHFAQTRKPIASICHGAQILTAADVVRGKQCMAYPAVKPELIQAGATWVETNATFSNAHVDGNLVTAAAWPAHPEWMRKFLQILDSKLEP; translated from the coding sequence ATGGCCAAGAAGAAAATACTCATGTTGGTGGGTGATTTTGTAGAAGACTACGAGGCAATGGTGCCGTTTCAAATGTTGACCATGGTCGGCCACACCGTCCATACAGCCTGCCCCGGCAAAAAAGGTGGCGAAACCGTGCGTACCGCAATCCACGATTTCGAGGGTGACCAAACCTATAGTGAGAAACCCGGCCATAACTTTGCCATCACGTCCAATTTCGATGAACTCAACCCTCAGGATTACAACGCGCTCGTGATTCCTGGGGGTCGTGCGCCTGAATACCTCCGCCTGAATGAACGTGTGCTGGACATCGTGCGGCACTTTGCTCAAACCCGCAAACCTATCGCATCGATCTGTCACGGTGCGCAGATACTCACTGCTGCGGATGTCGTGAGAGGCAAACAATGCATGGCCTACCCCGCCGTCAAACCCGAACTGATCCAGGCGGGCGCCACCTGGGTGGAAACCAATGCAACTTTTTCTAACGCCCATGTGGACGGCAACCTGGTTACCGCCGCAGCTTGGCCCGCCCATCCAGAGTGGATGCGGAAATTCCTTCAAATACTGGACAGCAAACTCGAGCCATAA
- a CDS encoding alpha/beta fold hydrolase, producing MTNVIPRHTLSYLAPSWLPGGHLQTIYTALLTSAPRIAYTRERWDTPDGDFIDVDWLNTSSSGPLVVFFHGLEGSSRGHYVRSLMEKLQHSGWRGIAVNFRGCSGEPNRLPRAYFAGDSAEIDWILRRLRALNPDSCIFAAGVSLGGNALLKWMGEQGDNACGIINAAVTVSAAMDLQATGKALDSGGFNQLYAAHFLRTLKKKASQKLEQYPGLFDREALRHVTTLRAFDDLFTAPLHGYKNTDDYWTRTSSKPGLINIHIPTLLINARNDPFLPASALPRSSQVSACVTLEFPEEGGHMGFISGPFPGRHAWLPERILEFFNHSTHLKNRFLSTKNTKFTK from the coding sequence ATTACAAACGTCATACCGAGGCACACCCTGTCATACCTTGCTCCTTCCTGGCTTCCTGGCGGCCATTTACAAACCATTTATACAGCCCTGCTTACATCCGCGCCACGCATCGCCTATACGCGTGAGCGCTGGGATACACCGGATGGTGATTTCATTGATGTTGACTGGCTAAATACTTCTTCTTCTGGCCCGTTAGTGGTGTTTTTTCATGGACTAGAAGGCAGCTCACGGGGACATTACGTGCGCAGCCTGATGGAGAAATTGCAGCACAGCGGCTGGCGTGGAATAGCCGTGAATTTTCGCGGGTGCAGCGGCGAACCCAACCGCCTGCCCCGCGCCTATTTCGCCGGTGACAGCGCGGAGATTGATTGGATTTTGCGCCGGTTGCGCGCACTAAATCCTGATTCTTGCATTTTTGCAGCAGGTGTATCGCTAGGCGGCAATGCCCTGCTGAAATGGATGGGGGAACAGGGAGATAATGCGTGTGGGATTATCAACGCAGCGGTAACGGTCTCTGCCGCGATGGATCTGCAAGCCACCGGCAAGGCGCTGGACAGCGGGGGATTTAATCAGCTATATGCCGCTCACTTTCTGCGCACGCTGAAGAAAAAAGCGTCGCAGAAGCTCGAACAGTATCCAGGCCTATTTGACCGTGAGGCACTAAGACACGTCACAACCTTGCGAGCATTTGATGACCTTTTTACTGCGCCACTACACGGCTACAAAAATACTGATGATTACTGGACAAGAACCAGCAGCAAACCGGGGCTCATCAACATCCACATCCCTACATTGCTGATCAACGCCCGCAACGATCCCTTCTTGCCGGCATCGGCGTTACCCCGTTCATCACAGGTATCGGCCTGTGTAACACTGGAGTTCCCAGAAGAAGGCGGGCACATGGGCTTTATTTCCGGGCCTTTTCCCGGCAGACACGCGTGGCTGCCGGAGCGTATTTTAGAGTTTTTCAACCACTCAACTCATCTTAAAAACCGCTTTTTGTCCACGAAAAACACGAAATTCACGAAATAA
- the ppk2 gene encoding polyphosphate kinase 2: protein MSKKIKNNDKNNDTENGDSDISKQEYEKSLYKLQVELVKLQKHIIKEGDKILILLEGRDASGKDGMIKRIIQHLSPRETRVVAMGKPSDRDRSSWYFQRYAPHLPAAQDLVLFNRSWYNRAGVERVMGFCNDDEYEEFMTTVSDFEHMLVNSGIKLFKYYLDISKDEQKKRLKARRDDPLKQWKVSAIDDQAIKYWKDYSLARNEMFARTHNPVAPWTVVHANDKRAARINLIKDLLIRLHYQGKDEHLLIPNPAIVFAYEESYLKNGMIAG from the coding sequence ATGAGCAAAAAAATCAAAAATAACGACAAAAATAATGACACGGAAAACGGCGACTCCGATATTAGCAAACAGGAGTATGAAAAAAGCCTGTATAAACTACAGGTGGAACTGGTCAAGCTCCAGAAACACATCATCAAAGAGGGTGATAAAATTCTGATCCTGCTGGAAGGCCGGGATGCATCAGGCAAGGATGGCATGATCAAGCGCATCATTCAGCATCTCAGTCCACGCGAGACGCGGGTAGTGGCGATGGGCAAGCCCTCCGACCGTGATCGCAGCTCCTGGTATTTTCAGCGTTATGCACCCCATCTCCCCGCTGCGCAGGATCTCGTGCTGTTCAATCGGAGCTGGTACAACCGCGCAGGCGTTGAGCGCGTTATGGGCTTCTGTAACGATGACGAATACGAAGAATTCATGACAACGGTTTCCGATTTCGAACATATGCTGGTCAACTCGGGAATCAAGCTGTTCAAATATTATCTGGACATCAGCAAGGACGAGCAGAAAAAACGCCTCAAGGCGCGTCGCGATGATCCACTCAAGCAATGGAAGGTCAGCGCCATCGACGATCAGGCTATCAAGTATTGGAAGGATTACAGCCTGGCGAGAAACGAGATGTTTGCCCGCACCCACAACCCAGTGGCGCCATGGACAGTGGTGCATGCCAACGACAAGCGCGCCGCACGCATCAACCTGATCAAGGATCTGTTGATCCGCTTGCACTACCAGGGCAAGGACGAGCATTTGCTCATCCCCAACCCGGCTATTGTCTTTGCGTATGAAGAAAGCTATCTGAAGAACGGCATGATTGCAGGGTAA
- a CDS encoding DNA adenine methylase: MATAILSHVPANQYTRLVEPFAGSAAVTLAAASRKTFSSYVIGDALEPLIRLWDMIIDDPTEAADQYSKLWHREREKPIDAYYEIRSEFNADRNPAKLLYLLARCVKNAVRFNPAGEFNQSPDKRRKGTRPQLMKAELFAAHQALAGKSQAVHGDFLSLFLSAQEGDFFYLDPPYQGTSEGRDQRYIAGVSRDRMIEALAILNEKRIPFILSYDGFSGERKYGDPLPQTVAHRILLDVGRSSQATLNGRDDVTIESLYVSHFIPAIRKATKATLSLDDFAEQTTLFTFI, from the coding sequence TTGGCTACAGCCATTCTCAGCCACGTTCCTGCAAACCAATACACGCGCCTTGTAGAGCCGTTCGCCGGTTCAGCCGCAGTTACTTTGGCAGCTGCGTCTCGAAAAACGTTTTCTTCTTACGTGATCGGGGATGCGCTCGAACCGCTTATCAGATTGTGGGACATGATTATTGATGACCCTACGGAAGCTGCTGACCAGTACAGTAAGCTGTGGCATCGGGAACGCGAAAAGCCGATTGATGCGTACTACGAAATTCGCTCCGAGTTCAACGCAGATCGTAACCCCGCCAAGTTGCTGTATTTATTGGCGAGGTGCGTAAAGAACGCCGTTCGATTCAACCCAGCAGGCGAGTTTAATCAGTCACCGGACAAGCGCCGGAAGGGTACGCGCCCACAACTGATGAAGGCAGAGCTATTCGCCGCACATCAAGCCCTTGCGGGCAAATCTCAGGCAGTGCATGGAGACTTTTTGTCGCTGTTTCTATCCGCGCAGGAAGGAGATTTTTTCTACTTAGACCCGCCGTATCAAGGAACAAGCGAAGGCCGAGATCAACGCTATATTGCAGGTGTCAGCCGTGATCGAATGATTGAGGCACTAGCAATCCTCAACGAAAAGCGCATACCATTTATTCTTAGCTACGACGGCTTTAGTGGAGAAAGAAAGTATGGCGACCCACTTCCTCAGACTGTCGCGCATCGAATTTTATTGGATGTTGGCCGGTCTAGTCAGGCCACCCTTAACGGTCGTGACGACGTGACAATTGAATCCCTTTACGTATCGCACTTCATTCCGGCTATACGCAAAGCAACCAAAGCCACCCTTTCACTTGACGACTTTGCGGAACAGACAACACTATTTACATTTATCTAG
- a CDS encoding type II toxin-antitoxin system RelE/ParE family toxin, whose amino-acid sequence MNTIEWSTKAARQLRKIADRVKRQKIFAEVQQLANWPDCQGNIKRLQGRDDYRLRVGDYRVIFEIGQDSTPIIVTIM is encoded by the coding sequence ATGAATACCATTGAATGGTCTACTAAAGCAGCCAGGCAACTTCGCAAGATAGCCGATAGGGTCAAACGCCAGAAAATCTTTGCTGAGGTACAGCAATTAGCAAACTGGCCGGACTGCCAAGGCAACATCAAGCGCTTGCAGGGACGCGACGATTACCGACTTCGGGTGGGTGACTATCGGGTGATCTTTGAGATTGGCCAAGACAGCACCCCCATCATTGTCACTATCATGTAG
- a CDS encoding dicarboxylate/amino acid:cation symporter, whose amino-acid sequence MSQRNLSVKILAGLLAGSILGIIARLGAQGAPWLNWLVEYVTLPTGQIFLRLLFMLVVPLLFSALVIGICSLDVRRMGRMGARTLGYTVVVSLIAVLIGMTLVNWLRPGEGLPDSLRAFASANGTAISVPKPPETTGAAFIVGMFPDNPVKAAANGEMIGVILFALIFGVGLSYTQTPGALRLREAIEGLYDVSMTLINGILKLAPYGVAALLFTMTARLGVEVLGSLLSYVGVVLLALSLHMFVVYSLSVRFLGGMSPIAFFRDIRLAMLTAFATASSSATLPTALKVANDNLKLPPHVSRFVLTAGSAMNQNGTALFEGVTVLFLAQLFGVPLDFTQQFTVMLICVLGGIGTAGVPAGSLPVIAMILVMFGIPVEGLALILGVDRFLDMCRTTLNVTGDLAAAVYVARGEKEE is encoded by the coding sequence TTGAGCCAACGCAACCTCAGTGTAAAGATTCTTGCCGGTCTGCTGGCAGGCTCAATATTGGGAATCATCGCCAGGCTGGGCGCACAAGGTGCGCCATGGCTCAACTGGCTCGTGGAGTATGTGACCCTGCCAACAGGGCAGATCTTTCTGCGACTGCTTTTCATGCTGGTAGTGCCACTACTGTTTTCGGCCTTGGTGATTGGTATTTGCAGCCTCGATGTGAGGCGCATGGGGCGAATGGGGGCGAGGACGCTGGGATACACCGTGGTTGTCTCTCTGATCGCAGTGCTGATCGGGATGACGCTGGTGAACTGGCTCCGGCCGGGTGAAGGCTTGCCGGATTCGCTACGCGCATTCGCCTCAGCAAACGGAACAGCGATATCCGTCCCGAAGCCGCCGGAAACCACGGGGGCCGCGTTCATCGTTGGCATGTTTCCTGATAATCCGGTCAAGGCGGCGGCCAACGGGGAGATGATCGGGGTCATCCTCTTTGCGTTGATCTTTGGTGTCGGCCTTTCATACACCCAGACACCAGGGGCACTCCGTCTGCGCGAGGCGATTGAGGGGCTTTACGATGTCAGCATGACCTTGATCAATGGCATTTTGAAGCTGGCGCCTTATGGCGTGGCCGCACTGCTCTTCACCATGACCGCCCGTTTGGGCGTAGAAGTGCTGGGAAGCCTACTGTCCTATGTTGGCGTAGTGCTGCTGGCGCTTTCTCTTCATATGTTCGTTGTGTATTCACTCTCTGTTCGATTTCTGGGTGGAATGTCTCCGATCGCGTTCTTTCGGGATATCCGGCTGGCAATGCTCACCGCCTTTGCTACCGCTTCATCAAGCGCAACGCTTCCCACTGCGCTCAAGGTTGCGAATGACAATCTCAAGTTGCCTCCCCATGTCAGCCGGTTTGTCCTCACCGCAGGCTCGGCGATGAACCAGAATGGCACCGCGCTTTTCGAGGGAGTGACGGTGCTTTTTCTCGCCCAGCTTTTTGGTGTGCCACTGGATTTCACGCAGCAATTTACGGTAATGCTGATCTGTGTCCTGGGTGGAATCGGCACTGCGGGCGTTCCTGCGGGGTCATTGCCGGTAATCGCGATGATCCTGGTGATGTTCGGGATTCCCGTGGAAGGCCTGGCCCTCATCCTTGGCGTTGACCGCTTTCTCGACATGTGCCGCACCACTTTGAACGTGACGGGTGATTTGGCTGCGGCAGTTTACGTAGCGCGCGGCGAGAAAGAGGAATGA
- a CDS encoding CYTH domain-containing protein — translation MAIEIERKFLVRNDTWRNHAADGVFYRQGYLASSPSCSIRVRSGGGKGYLNLKSATLGVTRKEYEYEVPEQEANEMLNLFCEGPLIEKTRYNVEHAGHIWEVDVFAGDNDGLIVAEIELDDADEAFELPGWAGEEVSHDSRYYNVCLVTHPFKDW, via the coding sequence ATGGCAATAGAGATAGAGCGTAAATTCCTGGTGCGCAATGACACGTGGCGTAACCACGCCGCTGACGGTGTTTTTTATCGTCAGGGATACCTGGCCAGTTCGCCAAGTTGCTCGATAAGAGTACGTTCGGGTGGCGGAAAGGGATATCTGAATCTCAAGAGCGCCACGCTTGGTGTGACCCGCAAGGAGTATGAGTATGAGGTTCCCGAGCAGGAGGCCAATGAAATGCTTAACCTGTTCTGCGAAGGTCCATTGATCGAAAAGACGCGCTATAACGTCGAACATGCCGGGCATATCTGGGAAGTTGATGTGTTTGCGGGGGATAATGACGGGCTGATCGTCGCGGAGATCGAGCTTGACGATGCCGATGAGGCTTTTGAGTTGCCGGGCTGGGCGGGCGAGGAGGTGTCGCACGATTCACGCTATTATAATGTTTGCCTTGTGACGCACCCGTTTAAGGATTGGTAA
- a CDS encoding helix-turn-helix domain-containing protein — MDRQCETQLQKYFGERVRELRKQKGLSQESLALTCGLDRTYIGGVERGERNISLLNIHKIATALGVPAKELFNA; from the coding sequence ATGGATAGACAGTGTGAAACCCAACTTCAAAAGTACTTCGGTGAGCGAGTGCGAGAACTTCGAAAGCAAAAAGGGCTTTCGCAGGAGTCGCTCGCGCTCACCTGTGGCCTGGACCGGACGTATATTGGAGGTGTTGAACGAGGCGAAAGAAATATCAGCCTTCTAAACATCCACAAAATCGCGACTGCATTAGGCGTTCCCGCAAAGGAACTGTTCAATGCCTGA
- a CDS encoding HNH endonuclease, whose protein sequence is MPDVSDFPKELLERISAVTNKRARFVLDSIIKNGAVTTEEINQAGYDHPPRAAQDVRDLGFRLKTIKVKHTNGRSIAAYIFDEGELEAGKEGRRLLPKKERDALIHAAGDRCQICGAAHNLQVDHRIPYEVAGESQRGEESPYQILCGSCNRKKSWACEHCKNWLQIKSLDACLSCYWAEPTSYSHIAMQLQRRVDLVWIGDEVPDFERVRSEAEHHQRSVAEEIKQILKNTR, encoded by the coding sequence ATGCCTGATGTATCCGACTTTCCGAAAGAGCTTCTCGAACGAATCTCGGCTGTAACGAACAAAAGGGCGCGATTTGTTTTGGATAGCATCATTAAAAACGGTGCTGTCACGACGGAGGAAATCAATCAGGCCGGATACGATCACCCGCCTCGCGCCGCTCAAGACGTTAGAGATTTGGGATTCCGTCTCAAAACCATCAAAGTTAAACACACCAACGGTCGCTCAATCGCGGCATATATATTTGATGAAGGGGAACTAGAGGCAGGGAAGGAGGGGCGGCGACTCCTGCCAAAGAAAGAACGGGATGCGCTCATTCATGCTGCTGGCGATAGATGCCAAATTTGCGGAGCCGCGCACAATTTGCAGGTCGATCATCGTATCCCGTATGAGGTCGCGGGTGAATCACAACGCGGAGAGGAATCGCCGTACCAAATTCTTTGCGGTTCATGTAATCGGAAAAAGTCATGGGCATGCGAGCATTGTAAGAATTGGTTACAGATTAAATCCCTTGATGCCTGCCTCTCTTGCTATTGGGCCGAACCAACCTCTTATAGTCACATCGCCATGCAGCTGCAGCGACGAGTAGACCTTGTTTGGATTGGTGACGAGGTACCCGACTTTGAACGAGTCAGAAGTGAGGCGGAACATCACCAGAGAAGCGTGGCTGAAGAGATCAAGCAAATTTTAAAAAATACACGCTAG
- a CDS encoding zinc-dependent alcohol dehydrogenase family protein: protein MKAMMMTAMGGPGVLQLREIPTPALRRNTDILVRLKAAGVNPLDTKLRSRGTYYPGCLPAILGCDGAGIVEAAGPAVTRFKVGDAVYFCNGGIGGHPGNYAEYAVVDERFAAHKPAALSFAEAAAAPLVLITAWEALHDRGRLQAGQKVLIHAGAGGVGHIAVQLAHIAGARVCATVGSSDKADFITGLGADHTILYKETDFVGATLEWSDSYGVDLALDTVGGKTFAATFNAVRFYGDIVTLLQPGNDIDWKEARQRNQRVGYELMLSPMHYGLAEAQQHQAWILEQCAALFDTGRLKISLAHTFPLEKAAEAHQLLEKGSITGKIALIIEE from the coding sequence ATGAAAGCTATGATGATGACTGCCATGGGTGGCCCCGGCGTATTGCAACTCCGGGAAATCCCAACGCCCGCCCTCAGGCGGAACACGGATATACTGGTGCGCCTGAAGGCTGCCGGGGTGAACCCGCTGGACACCAAGCTGCGCAGCCGCGGCACCTACTATCCGGGGTGCCTGCCCGCCATCCTTGGCTGTGATGGCGCGGGAATCGTGGAAGCGGCCGGGCCAGCCGTGACTCGCTTCAAGGTGGGCGATGCAGTGTACTTCTGCAACGGAGGTATCGGCGGCCATCCCGGCAATTACGCCGAATACGCCGTTGTCGATGAGCGATTCGCCGCCCACAAACCTGCCGCCCTCAGCTTCGCCGAGGCCGCCGCCGCGCCCCTGGTCCTCATCACCGCCTGGGAAGCCCTGCATGACCGTGGCCGTTTGCAGGCAGGGCAGAAGGTGCTCATCCATGCCGGCGCGGGAGGTGTCGGACATATCGCGGTGCAACTGGCACACATTGCCGGAGCACGGGTATGCGCCACCGTTGGCTCCTCGGACAAGGCCGACTTTATAACCGGCTTGGGTGCGGACCATACCATCCTCTATAAAGAAACGGATTTTGTGGGAGCGACACTGGAATGGAGTGATAGTTATGGCGTTGATCTGGCGCTGGACACTGTGGGCGGCAAAACCTTCGCCGCAACTTTTAATGCTGTACGCTTCTATGGCGACATCGTCACCCTGCTCCAGCCCGGCAACGATATTGACTGGAAAGAGGCGCGGCAACGCAACCAGCGCGTCGGCTATGAACTGATGCTGTCACCCATGCACTATGGATTGGCCGAAGCACAACAGCACCAGGCGTGGATTCTGGAGCAATGCGCCGCGCTGTTCGACACCGGGAGATTAAAGATCAGCCTCGCGCATACATTCCCTTTGGAAAAGGCTGCCGAGGCGCATCAACTATTGGAAAAGGGTTCCATTACCGGCAAGATCGCATTGATTATTGAGGAGTAA